A genomic region of Oncorhynchus mykiss isolate Arlee chromosome 2, USDA_OmykA_1.1, whole genome shotgun sequence contains the following coding sequences:
- the LOC110520799 gene encoding histone-lysine N-methyltransferase ASH1L isoform X1 → MDQRAKGGPSLPPPSSLPLLPTAPPQQYPEKEVGGGTRKRTEKEGGGAVLEVLIEGCCGAAGQRQLPFPGRERSCTEGNVRLRIGVQAAKRTKKPPRTLEGYECKPTIRTYQRPGRGSQEVGGSGQGNRPQEEGDGEQNQGSDPSTTQTRKIHSSLPPSSSSSSSAPTTTPPSPANPQTAPAKQQVPVNLGYKKSDTLTEKPRHPDPPDAHSKLPSPAQMNQAIASDPTASSPHSPPPSSPHSPLVKDPSGEGGMLNGGVPTVTCHPTRLTKVKGRKQNCSSSAAPTNVNSTTRPPASSPHQADLAAQDRTTGFSCPPTPPPFTTLLPDQRGAPVADGRLSPAASLTSLSRGPLLPSSVGNERGKEEKAKKKKEKDDKARGEKGKGKRGEKGRGKEEKDDKVRGEKGKGKRGEMGRGKEDRGRNESPKMDRDERGKEGTGMDESGRDMMGKEERNGDEDKEREKPRDLRMNKSPSSTKCQMSEVQSRKTGTPSPDLTSGTWESDDIGVPSRPTVSPSNPSTASSPLTSLPPPPLSVHSSSPPTSPREQDSRPLKKRKTRRPSWTRLVNRAQRLAENPDGRQDAPLVAPQTPTTPQTSPTTPQTPTTTNSPNLRSAESCLAPSVPPPSSPSSLSPSTSTPVRPRPTGRPPSPTQSHLLTSDPSPLPGPDRPFNQARKRGRPKSQTSSLDEPQPIHSPKPTQAEMLPHGHDETPDPHVLNPVLDHSPTLTNPSSPNPTPRKRGRPKRLPPSPLLPKQTPQDKNRGTLTPSGGEEGGKDFPSEKGNRKLRMRSIIGEMKRRKKRRLLREMLSGCGGGKEGRGREGGRENSCGCAGGVCGSATAPSLSSSFGGKLGPQINVSKRGTIYMGKRRGRKPKAPANSNPASQSTLFTSLSSSSLFSSPQPHPLLSHPFPSPSLTHSSGAQSPYSDGGCTEPAPSLFLPHTFSLPSPSSSCASPRPLSSSFSSCSSLSPSLKRSSPGQGRHPFFHHPSSRLSSPPLPHPLYPHLPVFPTHLKEATPSPISKSHSKEMLPSDSVIGMDHNTTSERGERRGRGRGGVTMGMTSDVTRSVFRTGLGVNLKGQRQPSPSMLLEHPPPVPSPIRVSASPPSPPSASPRHMPPSDLVEPRDRHRHRRRGYECPYTCPPCPCLGHNQRSHLDLCPCLGHNTHKRQKHKHKRKYQHLLMHAHDPDFLSELDDLIGQFSEVRIGRHRDWARAGLGQDFDESGGKRRHSSLLSSQNFHSNVYRINLSGYYSPHPLSHPPHPSFSPLHPHPCHGLPYGSRKPEQRLRCGCPTKPCESLDQGDCGQGRRCALQGITGHLHPSSLSTPLASSTTSSTTPMPLGFGYYRGYPLTMAHYPNPHPSFPLPPPHPYAPHHPHLHPPHLLLNPSRFHRRRSRQLREAGLGGGGGEDVGVMGEGKRAGVRSCPAGSVPGRSCVCGGSEHKLRHKHRHRQHDRDGKEEEEERVAGSQLRSEFTTGSGGSRKTGGQGSAGLMESPWQHRHGKYPSSFFSASAKPASSSSPSSERLKHTPLTCLGSSHLSSFGEGWGVRQNPWLRRGGLGAGFRPLDPTWGTLTEGQRTAAVGESEREAGERHTPCHSTFTPPTHTNLFTSPATSGRGMRRGRDNWRPGNQDGSLRSEEPSQTERRGTDPHYDLSRRQLKWLRTGQSFGAKRGPGRPRKNPLASPLVSPFLSPTSQPNPPTETDVKNRDRNRRRGGGDSVQEVIEAVIQSQRRRRRKRRHIEKEEVEHPSCLQSSGEGEPVTHTPSICTGQSELTQTPSLTPASQSDKGADQLPRKRFQRAGLYSDDYKTTDPSSQNQLNRERLEYTPGEQDYSLLPAPIHVGKYLRIRRIDFQLPFDVMWLFRHNQLHKEPDVPQTREISSYQPKEKSLSSPQTGVSLPPSPQEECSSPSKKLFPYLDMEPMTTSDRVFVLRHRVFLLRNWERVRDRQIRLRRGREGEQEKDGGGVSSYVATGDNNSHIMSGRQMAVKKNVVWTSEPLRDPQCPHNPLRTTPQLTENRQEEKKQVEEEEEGWREVRKERLNNILLKLRQT, encoded by the exons ATGGACCAGAGAGCGAAGGGGGGCCCATCTCTACCTCCACCATCCTCACTGCCTCTCCTCCCCACAGCCCCACCACAGCAGTACCCAGAGAAAGAGGTAGGCGGTGGGacgaggaagaggacagagaaggaaGGAGGTGGTGCAGTACTGGAGGTGCTCATTGAGGGGTGCTGTGGTGCTGCAGGGCAGAGACAGCTCCCATTCCCAGGCAGAGAGAGGAGCTGCACTGAGGGCAATGTGAGGCTGAGGATCGGAGTCCAAGCGGCCAAACGCACCAAGAAACCCCCCAGGACCCTGGAGGGCTACGAGTGTAAACCCACCATCAGGACGTACCAGAGGCCTGGGAGGGGGAGTCAGGAGGTAGGGGGGAGTGGGCAGGGGAACCGTCCTCAGGAGGAGGGGGACGGAGAGCAGAACCAGGGGTCAGACCCCAGCACCACCCAGACCAGGAAGATACACTCCTCCCTGCCTccgtcttcatcatcatcatcatcagccccTACAACCACCCCTCCCAGCCCAGCCAACCCTCAGACTGCGCCAGCCAAACAG CAGGTCCCTGTGAACCTGGGCTATAAGAAGTCAGACACCCTAACGGAGAAACCAAGGCACCCTGACCCACCTGATGCCCACAGCAAACTACCTTCACCTGCCCAAATGAACCAGGCAATCGCCTCTGACCCCACAGCTTCATCCCCCCattccccccctccctcatcaCCCCATTCCCCCTTGGTAAAGGACCCTAGCGGTGAGGGAGGCATGCTGAATGGGGGAGTACCTACAGTCACCTGCCATCCTACCAGACTCACAAAGGTCAAAGGTCGCAAACAGAACTGTTCTTCCTCAGCCGCCCCCACTAACGTGAACTCAACAACAAGACCTCCAGCCTCCAGCCCCCATCAGGCTGACCTTGCAGCCCAGGACAGGACTACAGGCTTCAGCTGCCCTCCTACACCACCTCCATTCACAACCCTACTTCCAGACCAGAGAGGAGCCCCAGTGGCTGATGGGAGACTGAGTCCTGCTGCCTCCCTCACCAGCCTGAGCAGGGGACCATTACTACCGTCCTCTGTGggaaatgagagagggaaggaggagaaagccaagaagaagaaagagaaagatgaCAAAGCGAGGGGTGAGAAAGGGAAGggtaagagaggggagaaggggagagggaaggaggagaaagaTGACAAAGTGAGGGGTGAGAAAGGGAAGGgtaagagaggggagatggggagagggaaggaggacagagggaggaatgagaGTCCAAAGATggacagagatgagagagggaaggagggaactGGGATGGATGAGAGCGGGAGGGATATgatggggaaggaggagagaaatggGGACGAGGACAAGGAAAGAGAGAAGCCCAGAGACTTGAGGATGAATAAATCGCCCTCTTCTACAAAGTGTCAGATGTCTGAGGTTCAGAGCAGGAAGACAGGTACACCCAGCCCAGACCTGACCAGCGGAACATGGGAATCAGATGATATTGGTGTCCCCTCAAGACCCAccgtctctccctccaacccatccactgcctcctctcccctcacttccctccctcctccccctctctctgtccactcttcctctcctcctacctccccCCGAGAGCAGGACAGCCGTCCGCTGAAGAAGCGTAAAACCCGACGGCCAAGCTGGACCAGGCTGGTGAACCGGGCACAGAGACTGGCAGAGAACCCAGATGGCCGCCAAGATGCCCCCTTAGTTGCCCCACAGACCCCCACTACCCCCCAGACATCCCCCACTACCCCCCAGACACCCACAACTACCAACTCACCCAACCTTCGGTCAGCTGAGTCATGCCTAGCCCCCTCTGTTCCCCCACCCTCCAGTccgtcctccctctccccctctacctccacccctgTGAGACCCAGACCAACAGGGCGACCCCCATCCCCCACCCAGTCTCACTTGTTGACCTCTGACCCTAGCCCTTTACCTGGACCTGACCGTCCCTTCAATCAGGCCAGAAAAAGGGGTCGCCCCAAATCCCAAACCTCAAGCTTGGACGAACCCCAACCCATACACTCCCCCAAACCTACCCAAGCTGAGATGCTCCCTCATGGGCATGATGAGACTCCGGACCCCCATGTGCTCAACCCAGTGCTGGATCACAGTCCCACCCTCACCAATCCCTCTAGCCCCAACCCCACGCCCAGGAAACGAGGTCGCCCCAAACGgctgcccccctcccccctcctccccaaacAGACTCCCCAGGACAAGAACAGGGGTACACTGACCCCATCTGGAGGTGAGGAGGGGGGTAAAGACTTCCCCTCTGAAAAGGGGAACAGGAAGCTGAGGATGAGGAGCATCAtcggagagatgaagaggaggaagaagaggaggctaCTCAGGGAAATGCTTTCTGGGTgtggaggggggaaggaggggagaggaagagagggaggtagagagaactCTTGTGGGTGTGCAGGAGGGGTGTGTGGGTCGGCCACAGcaccctccctgtcctcctcctttgGGGGTAAACTAGGTCCCCAGATCAACGTGAGTAAGAGGGGGACCATCTAcatggggaagaggagaggacgcAAACCCAAAGCTCCAGCTAACTCTAACCCTGCCTCTCAGTCCACACTGTTCACCAGTCTCTCtagttcctctctcttctcctctccccagccccatcctctcctctctcacccattcccctccccatctctcacccACTCCAGTGGAGCCCAGAGCCCTTACAGTGATGGAGGCTGCACAGAAcctgctccctccctcttcctcccccacaccttctccctcccctcaccctcctcctcctgtgcatcgccacgtcctctctcctcctccttctcctcctgctcatccctctctccctccctaaagAGGAGTTCTCCAGGTCAGGGACGACATCCCTTCTTCCACCATCCCTCCAGCagactctcttctcctcctcttcctcaccctctTTACCCCCATCTGCCTGTCTTCCCCACACACCTGAAAGAGGCCACACCCTCACCTATCAGTAAATCACACAGCAAGGAGATGTTGCCTAGTGATAGTGTGATTGGAATGGACCACAACACTAcctcagagaggggggagaggaggggccgagggagagggggggtaacCATGGGAATGACCTCAGATGTCACCCGGTCAGTGTTCCGGACAGGTTTAGGGGTCAACCTGAAGGGTCAGAGACAACCCTCACCCTCCATGTtactagaacaccccccccctGTACCCTCACCCATCAGAGTGTCagcctcacccccctctcccccctctgcctcccccaGACACATGCCTCCTTCTGACTTAGTGGAacccagagacagacacaggcacaggcgGAGGGGGTACGAATGTCCCTATACCTGCCCCCCCTGCCCCTGCCTAGGTCACAACCAGCGCTCCCACCTGGACCTCTGCCCCTGCCTAGGGCACAACACACACAagagacagaaacacaaacacaagagGAAGTACCAGCACCTGCTCATGCATGCACACGACCCAGACTTCCTCTCTGAACTGGACGATCTCATTGGGCAGTTCAGCGAGGTCCGCATCGGGCGCCACCGTGATTGGGCCAGAGCTGGATTGGGGCAGGATTTCGATGAGAGTGGGGGGAAAAGACGCCACTCTTCCTTATTGTCATCGCAAAATTTCCACTCAAACGTTTACAGAATCAACTTGAGTGGATACTACTCGCCTCACCCCCTGTCTcacccccctcacccctccttctCCCCGCTCCACCCCCACCCCTGCCACGGCCTGCCTTATGGCAGCAGAAAGCCAGAGCAGAGGTTGAGGTGTGGCTGTCCCACCAAGCCCTGTGAGTCCTTAGACCAGGGTGACTGTGGCCAGGGGCGGAGGTGTGCCTTACAGGGTATCACAGGgcacctccacccctcctctctcagtACCCCCCTGGCCTCCTCGACCACCTCTTCCACCACCCCCATGCCTCTGGGTTTTGGCTACTACAGAGGCTATCCTCTGACCATGGCCCATTACCCAAACCCCCACCCCTCCtttcccctgcctccccctcatCCCTAcgccccccaccacccccacctccacccccctcacctcctcctcaacCCATCCAGGTTCcacaggaggaggagcaggcagCTGAGGGAGGCTGGgttgggtggaggtggaggtgaggaCGTGGGGGTTATGGGTGAGGGAAAGAGGGCTGGGGTCCGTTCCTGTCCAGCAGGGTCCGTCCCTGGTCGGTCCTGTGTCTGTGGGGGGAGTGAACACAAGCTCAGACACAAACATCGTCACAGACAGCATGATCGTGACGgaaaggaagaagaggaggagagagttgcAGGGTCACAGCTAAGGTCAGAGTTCACCACAGGGTCAGGAGGAAGTAGAAAGACTGGAGGACAAGGGAGTGCTGGGTTGATGGAGTCTCCATGGCAACATAGGCACGGCAAATACCCCTCTTCTTTCTTCTCTGCTTCTGCTAAACCAGCctcttcatcatcaccatcatcagaGAGGCTtaaacacacacccctcacctgtCTAGGCTCCTCTCACCTTTCCTCGTTTGGAGAGGGCTGGGGGGTTCGGCAGAACCCCTGGCTGAGGAGAGGGGGGCTGGGGGCAGGATTCAGACCCCTCGATCCCACCTGGGGCACTCTGACAGAAGGGCAGAGGACGGCCGCTGtgggggagtcagagagagaggcgggggagagACACACACCCTGTCACAGCACCTTCACCCCCCCGACACACACCAACCTCTTCACCTCCCCTGCCACCAGTGGGAGGGGcatgaggagaggaagagacaattGGAGACCAGGGAATCAAGACGGGTCACTGAGGAGTGAGGAGCcatcacagacagagaggagaggcacaG ACCCACACTATGACCTGAGCAGGAGGCAACTGAAGTGGCTGAGAACCGGTCAAAGTTTTGGGGCTAAGAGAGGGCCTGGACGACCCAGGAAGAACCCTCTAGCCTCCCCTTtggtctcccccttcctctctcctacaaGCCAACCAAACCCTCCAACTGAGACAGATGTCAAGAACAGAGATAGAaacagaagaagaggaggaggagattcaGTACAAGAGGTGATTGAAGCTGTGATTCAGAGCCAGAGGAGGAGAAGACGGAAGAGGAGGCACATTGAGAAAGAGGAGGTTGAGCATCCATCTTGTCTCCAAAG TTCTGGTGAAGGTGAGCCAGTCACCCACACCCCCTCCATATGCACAGGCCAATCAGAGCTAACCCAAACTCCATCCCTAACCCCGGCCAGCCAATCAGATAAGGGAGCTGACCAGCTGCCTAGGAAGAGGTTTCAGAGGGCGGGGCTCTACTCAGATGACTACAAAACTACAGA TCCCTCCTCTCAGAACCagctgaacagagagagactggaataTACACCAGGAGAACAAGACTACAGCCTCCTGCCTGCTCCCATACATGTTG GGAAGTACCTAAGAATCAGACGTATTGACTTTCAGTTGCCCTTTGACGTCATGTGGCTCTTCAGGCACAACCAg CTCCACAAAGAGCCAGATGTTCCTCAGACCAGAGAGATCTCATCCT ACCAACCAAAAGAGAAGAGCCTGTCCAGTCCCCAGACAGgggtgtccctccctccctctccccaggaGGAGTGTTCCAGTCCCAGTAAGAAGCTGTTCCCCTACCTGGACATGGAGCCTATGACCACCAGTGACAG GGTGTTCGTCCTGAGGCACCGCGTGTTCCTTTTGAGGAACTGGGAgagggtcagagacagacagatacgcctgaggagggggagagagggggaacaagagaaagatggaggaggagtTTCCAGCTATGTAGCTACTGGGGACAACAACAGCCACATCATGTCAG